In Fibrobacter succinogenes, a single genomic region encodes these proteins:
- a CDS encoding SulP family inorganic anion transporter, whose amino-acid sequence MSDIRAKESVKQYLDGVVSTITPEIVRSFKRGYTRKDFTSDLMSGLIVGILALPLAIAFAIASGVGPEQGLYTAIIAGFIISLLGGSRFQIGGPTGAFIVIVYGIVSQYGYDGLASATLLAGIFLVIFGLAKFGAIIKFIPYPVTIGFTAGIAIIIALGQVPNFFGLTFAGADPADAVGKIKLYVSSFGSMNIYSVIVGVIALAVCILWPKITTKVPGSLIAIIVATVMVKVLGWDDPVNGHGVVTIGMKNHIPSGFPVPHLPNISLEMMQKVFQPALTIAMLGAIESLLSAVVADGMTSTKHRSNTELFGQGVANILSPIFGGIPATGAIARTATNIRNGAVSPISGLVHAVVLLLIMLVLGKYAEMIPMAALAAVLFQVAFNMCGYRSVIKMFKAPKSDVTVMLVAFFLTVIIDLTVAIEVGVLLAAVLFIKRMSDVAEVESVTSALKEDDEEAAHNELSRQVPKGVVVYELAGSLFFGAVDKFKETMNRISEKPKILILRMRSVSSIDAAGINMIEDLLNRCNREGTQLLLSGVHAQPVVALTRAGVLKQLGEENALGNIDAALNRARELLGLPIVDTSHEDVQAPTVSWEKNLDKPWMPEESNAAIAEETPEVIAERMMDEPIKKIEDVKK is encoded by the coding sequence ATGTCAGATATTCGCGCCAAAGAATCTGTTAAACAATATCTGGATGGCGTCGTTTCGACAATTACCCCAGAAATCGTCCGTTCTTTCAAGCGTGGTTACACCCGCAAGGACTTCACTAGCGATTTAATGTCTGGCTTGATTGTTGGCATTTTGGCGCTCCCCTTGGCGATTGCGTTTGCTATTGCATCTGGCGTTGGTCCGGAACAAGGTCTTTACACCGCCATTATCGCGGGCTTTATCATTTCGCTTTTGGGCGGTTCCCGCTTCCAGATTGGTGGCCCGACGGGCGCCTTTATCGTGATTGTTTACGGCATTGTGAGCCAGTATGGATACGATGGCCTTGCTTCGGCAACTCTCTTAGCCGGTATTTTCCTCGTCATTTTCGGTCTTGCTAAATTCGGTGCGATTATCAAGTTCATTCCGTATCCGGTGACGATTGGTTTTACGGCGGGTATCGCTATTATTATTGCCCTTGGCCAGGTGCCGAACTTTTTTGGCCTTACGTTTGCGGGCGCTGACCCGGCTGATGCCGTGGGCAAAATCAAGCTTTATGTTTCTTCGTTCGGCTCGATGAATATTTACTCTGTAATCGTGGGTGTAATCGCTCTTGCTGTTTGCATCCTTTGGCCGAAGATTACTACAAAAGTTCCAGGTTCCCTTATTGCAATTATTGTCGCAACGGTTATGGTAAAGGTTTTGGGTTGGGACGATCCGGTGAATGGTCACGGGGTGGTGACCATTGGCATGAAGAATCACATCCCGAGCGGTTTCCCGGTTCCGCACCTCCCGAACATTAGCCTTGAAATGATGCAGAAGGTGTTCCAGCCGGCACTCACGATTGCCATGCTTGGCGCTATCGAATCGCTCCTCTCTGCTGTGGTGGCTGATGGTATGACGAGTACAAAGCACCGCTCCAACACGGAACTTTTTGGCCAGGGTGTCGCTAACATTTTGAGCCCGATTTTTGGCGGTATTCCGGCTACGGGCGCTATCGCTCGTACAGCAACGAACATTCGTAACGGCGCTGTGAGCCCGATTTCTGGTCTTGTTCATGCAGTCGTTCTCTTGCTTATTATGCTCGTGCTTGGCAAGTATGCCGAAATGATCCCGATGGCAGCCCTTGCCGCTGTGCTTTTCCAGGTCGCTTTCAATATGTGCGGTTACCGCAGTGTGATCAAGATGTTCAAGGCTCCGAAGAGCGATGTGACGGTGATGCTTGTCGCATTCTTCCTCACGGTGATTATCGACCTTACGGTTGCTATCGAAGTGGGCGTGCTCCTTGCCGCAGTGCTTTTCATCAAGCGCATGAGCGATGTGGCCGAAGTGGAATCGGTGACTTCTGCTTTGAAGGAAGATGACGAAGAAGCCGCTCACAACGAGCTTTCGCGCCAGGTACCGAAGGGCGTTGTTGTTTACGAACTTGCCGGTTCGCTCTTCTTTGGCGCTGTAGACAAGTTCAAGGAAACGATGAACCGCATTTCGGAAAAGCCAAAGATTTTGATTTTGCGCATGCGTAGTGTTTCGAGCATTGATGCCGCTGGTATCAATATGATCGAAGACTTGCTTAATCGTTGCAACCGCGAAGGCACTCAGTTGCTCCTTAGCGGCGTTCATGCCCAGCCGGTGGTGGCTTTGACGCGTGCCGGCGTGCTCAAGCAGCTCGGCGAAGAAAATGCTCTCGGTAACATCGATGCGGCTTTGAACCGCGCCCGTGAACTTTTGGGCCTCCCGATTGTGGATACCTCGCACGAAGATGTGCAAGCTCCGACGGTCTCTTGGGAAAAGAACCTTGACAAGCCGTGGATGCCGGAAGAATCGAACGCTGCAATCGCTGAAGAAACGCCGGAAGTTATCGCTGAACGCATGATGGATGAACCCATCAAGAAGATTGAAGACGTTAAGAAATAA
- a CDS encoding sulfurtransferase TusA family protein, with the protein MEKNEGIRNKNLLSPVVRWMEANRGTEGFTESLRKLLMYACVEWIRRGTSALLTPEEAISKIVCCALPEFPVGEWSENPEKYMDEIADFCEKVKILPLPPALQGEIPSVLDLRGVKCPLNAARSRIVMSGYPAGRTLKILLDEGSPIENVPGSLIADGHKVLFREKKDNYWEISVVKTESKV; encoded by the coding sequence ATGGAAAAAAACGAAGGTATACGAAACAAAAATTTACTATCACCGGTTGTTCGCTGGATGGAAGCGAACCGTGGAACCGAAGGTTTTACAGAATCTTTACGTAAATTGTTGATGTATGCTTGCGTGGAATGGATCCGTCGCGGGACTTCTGCGCTTTTGACCCCCGAAGAGGCCATTTCGAAGATCGTTTGCTGTGCGCTCCCTGAGTTTCCGGTGGGGGAATGGTCCGAAAATCCCGAAAAGTACATGGACGAAATCGCCGATTTTTGTGAAAAGGTGAAAATTTTGCCTTTACCGCCTGCTCTCCAAGGCGAAATTCCGTCTGTTTTGGACCTTCGCGGGGTAAAATGCCCCCTCAATGCCGCCCGCTCGCGAATTGTTATGTCGGGATATCCGGCAGGTCGGACGCTAAAAATCCTGCTCGATGAAGGTTCTCCTATTGAAAATGTGCCCGGATCGCTCATTGCCGATGGTCATAAAGTGCTTTTTCGCGAAAAAAAAGACAATTATTGGGAAATCTCAGTGGTCAAAACGGAATCTAAAGTATAG